One stretch of Mycolicibacterium fallax DNA includes these proteins:
- a CDS encoding TetR/AcrR family transcriptional regulator — MTGTAAAAPKLTMRDRHRLLTRDHILTAGLAAFAERGYVAVTVDDIARRAGIGRATFYLHFDGKAAVLRELRNTAMAVWSQQDAPRGGPSGRPSIRAFFEKVVDFYTSAPQLYTALHQARAADPEFAAAHRATMEADVGEWIEVGAMPGATEAQIRLSVAMMYTMVDAFMHLWLIDGWPLDREAAIEAMTDALHATMR; from the coding sequence GTGACCGGTACCGCCGCGGCCGCGCCCAAGCTCACCATGCGCGACCGGCACCGGCTGCTGACCCGCGACCACATTCTGACCGCCGGGCTGGCGGCGTTCGCCGAACGCGGCTACGTCGCGGTCACCGTCGACGACATCGCCCGCCGCGCCGGCATCGGCCGCGCGACGTTCTACCTGCACTTCGACGGCAAGGCGGCGGTGCTGCGCGAACTGCGCAACACCGCGATGGCGGTGTGGTCCCAGCAGGACGCCCCGCGCGGCGGCCCGTCCGGCCGGCCCTCGATCCGGGCCTTCTTCGAGAAGGTGGTGGACTTCTACACCTCCGCGCCGCAGCTCTACACCGCGCTGCACCAGGCCCGCGCGGCCGACCCCGAGTTCGCCGCGGCGCACCGGGCCACCATGGAGGCCGACGTCGGGGAATGGATCGAGGTCGGCGCCATGCCCGGCGCGACCGAGGCGCAGATCCGGCTGTCGGTCGCGATGATGTACACCATGGTCGACGCGTTCATGCACCTGTGGCTGATCGACGGCTGGCCGCTGGATCGCGAGGCCGCGATCGAGGCGATGACCGACGCCCTGCACGCCACCATGCGCTGA
- a CDS encoding proline--tRNA ligase → MITRMSELFLRTLRDDPADAEVPSHKLLIRAGYVRPIGPGLYSWLPLGLRVLRRIERIVREEMDAIGGQEILFPALLPRAPYEQTGRWTEYGENLFRLQDRRDNDYLLGPTHEELFTLTVKGEYSSYKDFPVVLYQVQNKYRDEARPRAGILRGREFIMKDSYSFDVDDAGLVRAYNNHRDAYQKIFDRIGLRYVIVSAVSGAMGGSASEEFLAESEVGEDTFVRCLESGYAANVEAVTTPAPAGRSDDEIAALPAAVTHDTPDTETIATLVDWANAAGLTQFAGRTVTAADTLKNVLLKVRQPGGDWELLAIGVPGDREVDDKRLGAALEPAEYAMLEAADFARHPFLVKGYIGPQALRDNGVRYLLDPRIVAGTSWITGADAPGRHVVGLVAGRDFTGDGTIEAAEVRDGDPSPDGAGALVSARGIEIGHIFQLGRKYTDTFSVDVLGENGKPVRPTMGSYGIGVSRLVAVIAEQCHDQMGLRWPSSVSPFDVHLVIANKDEQARAGATALAAELDGRGLEILFDDRTASPGVKFKDAELLGVPWIVVVGRGWANGVVELRDRFSGETREIPVGSAAEEIAAALGS, encoded by the coding sequence ACGTCCGCCCGATCGGTCCCGGCCTGTACAGCTGGCTGCCGCTGGGGCTGCGGGTGCTGCGCAGGATCGAGCGCATCGTCCGCGAGGAGATGGATGCCATCGGCGGGCAGGAGATCCTGTTCCCGGCGCTGCTGCCGCGGGCGCCCTACGAGCAGACCGGCCGGTGGACCGAGTACGGCGAGAACCTGTTCCGGCTGCAGGACCGCCGGGACAATGACTACCTGCTGGGGCCCACCCACGAGGAACTGTTCACCCTCACGGTCAAGGGGGAGTACAGCTCGTACAAGGACTTCCCGGTCGTGCTGTACCAGGTGCAGAACAAGTACCGCGACGAGGCGCGGCCCCGCGCCGGCATCCTGCGCGGCCGCGAATTCATCATGAAGGACTCGTACTCCTTCGACGTCGACGACGCCGGGCTGGTCCGCGCCTACAACAACCACCGCGATGCCTACCAGAAGATCTTCGACCGGATCGGGCTGCGCTACGTCATCGTCTCGGCGGTGTCCGGGGCGATGGGCGGCAGCGCGTCGGAGGAGTTCCTGGCCGAGAGCGAGGTCGGCGAGGACACCTTCGTGCGCTGCCTGGAGTCCGGCTACGCCGCCAACGTCGAGGCGGTCACCACCCCGGCCCCGGCCGGGCGGTCCGACGACGAGATCGCCGCGCTGCCCGCGGCCGTCACCCACGACACCCCGGACACCGAGACCATCGCCACCCTGGTGGACTGGGCGAACGCCGCCGGCCTGACGCAGTTCGCCGGCCGGACGGTGACCGCCGCCGACACCCTGAAGAACGTGCTGCTCAAGGTTCGCCAGCCCGGTGGGGACTGGGAGCTGCTGGCGATCGGGGTGCCCGGGGACCGCGAGGTCGACGACAAGCGGCTCGGCGCGGCGCTGGAACCCGCCGAATACGCGATGCTGGAGGCCGCCGACTTCGCCCGGCACCCGTTCCTGGTGAAGGGCTACATCGGTCCACAGGCGCTGCGCGACAACGGCGTGCGCTACCTGCTGGATCCCCGGATCGTCGCGGGAACGAGCTGGATCACCGGCGCCGACGCCCCCGGCCGGCACGTGGTGGGGCTGGTCGCCGGCCGGGACTTCACCGGCGACGGGACCATCGAGGCCGCCGAGGTCCGCGACGGCGACCCGTCCCCGGACGGGGCCGGTGCGCTGGTCAGCGCCCGCGGCATCGAGATCGGGCACATCTTCCAGCTGGGCCGCAAGTACACCGACACCTTCTCCGTCGACGTGCTGGGGGAGAACGGCAAGCCGGTGCGCCCGACCATGGGCTCCTACGGCATCGGGGTGTCCCGGCTGGTCGCGGTGATCGCCGAGCAGTGCCACGACCAGATGGGGCTGCGCTGGCCGTCGAGCGTCTCACCGTTCGACGTGCACCTGGTGATCGCCAACAAGGACGAGCAGGCCCGGGCCGGCGCGACCGCGCTGGCCGCCGAGCTCGACGGCCGCGGCCTGGAGATCCTGTTCGACGACCGGACCGCCTCACCGGGGGTGAAGTTCAAGGACGCCGAGCTGCTGGGTGTGCCGTGGATCGTGGTGGTCGGGCGCGGCTGGGCCAACGGCGTGGTGGAGCTGCGCGATCGGTTCAGCGGGGAGACCCGCGAGATCCCGGTTGGCTCAGCAGCCGAGGAAATCGCGGCCGCGCTCGGGTCGTAA